A genomic region of Bacteroidales bacterium contains the following coding sequences:
- a CDS encoding GatB/YqeY domain-containing protein — MELFEQINADIKTAMKAKEADKLGALRAIKAQLLLIKTSGGGKEEIPEEESIKMLQRMIKQRKDSAEIYKSQNRDDLFEKEMKEVSFIMPYLPKQMNENELTEVIKDIIKKVGAESMKDMGKVMGLASKELAGKTEGRLIADKVKELLK; from the coding sequence ATGGAACTTTTTGAACAAATTAATGCTGATATTAAAACAGCAATGAAAGCAAAAGAAGCTGACAAACTCGGTGCTTTGAGAGCAATTAAAGCTCAATTATTATTGATTAAGACATCCGGCGGCGGTAAAGAAGAAATACCTGAAGAAGAAAGCATAAAAATGTTGCAAAGAATGATAAAACAAAGAAAAGACTCTGCCGAAATATATAAATCTCAAAACAGAGATGATCTTTTTGAAAAAGAAATGAAAGAAGTTTCTTTTATTATGCCGTACCTGCCCAAGCAAATGAATGAAAACGAATTAACAGAAGTTATTAAAGATATTATTAAAAAAGTCGGTGCCGAATCTATGAAAGATATGGGCAAAGTAATGGGTTTAGCATCAAAAGAACTCGCAGGTAAAACCGAAGGCAGATTAATTGCCGATAAAGTAAAAGAATTGTTGAAATAA
- a CDS encoding type IV toxin-antitoxin system AbiEi family antitoxin domain-containing protein has product MSDSVEIKVFNKIKKAKRGTLFFTDSFASTGDTKAVSKALERLVKSKEIYRVARGMYARPKIDKYIGIVLPGIDEIALAIAKRDKARIIPTGSYAMYKLGLTTQVPMNIVYYTDASARKIKIDNQIITFKKASAKNLAYIGNISKLAVQALRNIGKNNVTDEELKKIRGLLKNEKPYHLQHDLNIAPHWIRKLLNTDKSNE; this is encoded by the coding sequence ATGAGTGATAGTGTTGAAATAAAGGTGTTTAATAAAATTAAAAAAGCCAAGAGGGGCACGCTGTTTTTTACAGACAGTTTTGCATCAACAGGTGATACAAAAGCCGTTAGTAAGGCATTGGAACGACTGGTTAAATCGAAAGAGATATACAGAGTAGCAAGAGGGATGTATGCAAGACCGAAAATAGATAAATATATCGGAATTGTATTGCCCGGTATTGATGAGATTGCTCTTGCGATTGCAAAAAGAGACAAAGCTCGTATTATTCCTACCGGAAGTTATGCAATGTATAAATTGGGACTTACAACGCAAGTGCCTATGAATATTGTGTATTATACAGATGCTTCTGCACGTAAAATAAAAATAGACAATCAAATCATAACCTTTAAAAAAGCAAGTGCAAAAAATCTTGCATACATCGGTAATATCAGCAAATTGGCAGTTCAGGCTTTACGTAATATAGGTAAAAATAATGTTACAGACGAAGAATTGAAAAAGATAAGAGGCTTGCTGAAAAATGAAAAACCGTATCATTTACAACATGATTTGAATATAGCTCCGCATTGGATAAGGAAACTGCTTAATACAGATAAATCAAATGAATAA
- a CDS encoding restriction endonuclease subunit S, translating to MEVKKTDTLNLLKGYKQTEIGIIPEDWEVKNLGSIGNFTKGQGIRKDQSNSGYIPCVRYGEIYTKHYDYIKEFYSYISDEVALTSKKLKIGDILFAGSGETKSEIGKSIAYTKDVEAYAGGDIVILSPNKVNSLFLGFLLNDKTVQKQKASKGQGDAVVHISASQLANIQIPLPPLPEQKAIAQVLSDTDKLIQALEKLIAKKRKIKQGAMQKLLTPKEGWELRTLGNCLFDRPTYGINAAAVSYNLNLPTYLRITDISEDGNFIYENKASVDATNSNDFYLKENEIVFARTGASVGKTYLYNKNDGLLVYAGFLIKVSPNPKKLNSKYLKYFTQSTKYWNWVKIMSMRSGQPGINGNEYAQLKIPLPTLNEQTLIAQILSDMDLEIEALEKKTTKYRQIKQGMMQVLLTGKIRLL from the coding sequence ATGGAAGTAAAAAAAACTGATACCCTAAACTTATTAAAGGGATATAAACAAACTGAAATCGGAATTATTCCGGAGGATTGGGAGGTGAAAAATTTAGGAAGTATTGGGAATTTTACAAAAGGGCAAGGAATAAGAAAAGACCAATCAAATAGTGGTTATATACCTTGTGTCAGATATGGAGAAATATACACAAAACATTACGATTATATCAAAGAATTTTATTCTTACATATCAGATGAAGTGGCTCTAACTTCAAAAAAACTTAAAATTGGAGATATATTGTTTGCTGGTTCAGGTGAAACAAAATCAGAGATTGGAAAAAGTATTGCATATACAAAAGATGTAGAAGCATATGCTGGTGGAGATATTGTAATATTATCACCAAATAAAGTAAATTCACTTTTTTTAGGATTTTTATTAAATGATAAAACTGTTCAAAAACAAAAGGCGAGCAAAGGACAAGGAGATGCTGTTGTTCATATTAGTGCTTCACAATTAGCAAATATCCAAATCCCCCTCCCACCACTCCCAGAACAAAAAGCCATAGCCCAAGTCCTGTCCGATACCGATAAATTAATACAAGCCCTTGAAAAACTAATTGCCAAAAAACGCAAAATAAAACAAGGAGCAATGCAAAAATTGCTTACTCCGAAAGAGGGTTGGGAGCTTAGGACTTTGGGTAATTGTTTGTTTGATAGACCAACTTACGGAATAAATGCCGCTGCTGTGTCATACAATTTAAATTTACCAACATATTTAAGAATTACAGATATTTCTGAAGATGGAAATTTTATTTATGAAAATAAAGCATCTGTTGATGCAACTAATAGTAATGATTTCTATTTAAAAGAAAACGAAATTGTTTTTGCAAGAACTGGTGCAAGTGTTGGCAAAACCTATCTATACAATAAAAATGATGGATTGTTAGTTTATGCAGGTTTCCTTATTAAAGTAAGCCCAAATCCTAAAAAATTAAATTCAAAATATTTAAAGTATTTTACACAATCTACAAAATATTGGAATTGGGTGAAAATAATGTCAATGAGAAGTGGACAACCAGGAATTAATGGAAATGAATATGCTCAATTGAAAATCCCCTTACCTACATTAAACGAACAAACCCTTATCGCTCAAATCCTTTCCGATATGGATTTAGAAATAGAAGCATTAGAAAAGAAAACAACAAAATACCGGCAAATAAAACAGGGAATGATGCAGGTGTTATTAACGGGGAAAATACGTTTGCTATGA
- a CDS encoding M48 family metallopeptidase, giving the protein MQTIELGKIIIDVEQKDIKNIHLSVYPPVGKVKISAPHRMDLDTIRVFAISKLSWIKKQQEHLRNQNRETPREYLTRETHYFRGESYLMKIIEQDSSPKVVLKHKEIELYIRPNTNTEKKKQVLDDWYRAELKKIIPEMIKKWEKVIGVKTNDFGIKKMRTKWGSCNIEAKRIWLNLELARKPVECLEYIIVHELVHLLERTHNDTFIKYMDKFMPKWRFHREELNRLPFSHVEWRY; this is encoded by the coding sequence ATGCAGACTATTGAATTAGGAAAAATAATAATTGATGTAGAGCAAAAGGATATTAAAAATATTCATTTGAGTGTTTATCCGCCTGTGGGAAAGGTTAAAATTTCTGCACCTCACAGAATGGATTTAGATACAATACGAGTGTTTGCAATTTCAAAATTAAGTTGGATAAAAAAGCAACAAGAACACTTAAGAAATCAAAACCGAGAAACTCCGAGGGAATATCTCACAAGAGAAACTCACTATTTCAGAGGAGAAAGCTATCTGATGAAAATTATAGAGCAAGATTCAAGTCCGAAAGTTGTATTAAAACACAAAGAAATTGAATTGTATATTCGCCCTAACACAAACACCGAAAAGAAAAAACAGGTTTTAGATGATTGGTATCGGGCAGAATTAAAAAAGATAATTCCGGAAATGATTAAAAAGTGGGAAAAAGTAATCGGAGTTAAAACCAATGATTTCGGAATAAAAAAAATGCGAACAAAATGGGGTTCTTGTAATATCGAAGCAAAAAGAATTTGGCTAAACCTTGAACTTGCAAGAAAACCTGTTGAATGTTTGGAATACATAATCGTTCACGAATTAGTACACTTGTTAGAACGAACTCATAACGATACATTCATAAAATACATGGACAAATTTATGCCCAAATGGAGATTCCACAGAGAAGAATTAAATCGACTTCCTTTTAGCCATGTGGAGTGGAGGTATTAA
- a CDS encoding virulence RhuM family protein codes for MKKNKQIRNSTAEFLIFTSQDGKNSIEARYEDETIWLTQKLMGELFEVGTNTVNYHLKEIFKSGEADDNSVIRKFRITADDGKNYNTNFYNLDAIISVGYRVNSLRATQFRQWATKVLSNFAIKGFVIDKKRLENGTFLNENYFEELLSEIREIRLSERKFYQKVTDIYATSLDYNKDAVTTKEFFAKVQNKLHFGIHGHTAAGLIHKRADSTKEKMGLTSWKNSPDGKIIKTDVSIAKNYLIKDEIEALGRIVNAYLDLAEGRAKRKIPMTMQDWAKRLDLFLEYDDRAILQDAGKISAQIAKEKAETEFEKYRIIQDSLFESDFDKEIKKLFPKQ; via the coding sequence ATGAAAAAAAATAAACAAATAAGAAACAGCACGGCAGAGTTTTTAATATTTACTTCGCAAGACGGGAAAAACAGTATAGAAGCCCGCTACGAAGATGAAACAATTTGGCTCACTCAAAAACTTATGGGAGAACTTTTTGAGGTAGGCACTAATACAGTAAATTATCATCTTAAAGAAATTTTTAAAAGTGGTGAAGCTGATGATAATTCAGTTATTCGAAAATTTCGAATAACTGCCGATGACGGCAAAAATTATAATACAAATTTTTATAATCTTGATGCAATTATTTCGGTAGGTTATCGTGTAAATTCGTTGCGTGCAACACAATTCAGGCAATGGGCAACAAAGGTTTTGAGTAATTTTGCAATTAAAGGCTTTGTAATTGATAAAAAACGACTTGAAAACGGAACTTTTTTAAACGAAAATTACTTTGAAGAATTACTTTCCGAAATAAGAGAAATTAGATTAAGTGAACGTAAATTTTATCAAAAAGTAACCGATATTTATGCTACAAGTTTAGATTACAATAAAGATGCTGTTACCACAAAGGAGTTTTTTGCAAAAGTGCAAAACAAACTCCATTTCGGCATACACGGACACACAGCAGCCGGACTGATTCATAAAAGAGCTGACAGCACAAAAGAAAAAATGGGATTAACATCTTGGAAAAACTCCCCCGACGGTAAAATAATAAAAACAGATGTATCAATTGCTAAAAACTATCTTATAAAAGACGAAATTGAAGCTCTCGGACGTATTGTTAATGCCTATTTGGATTTAGCCGAAGGACGTGCAAAGCGTAAAATTCCTATGACTATGCAAGATTGGGCAAAAAGACTTGACTTATTTTTAGAATATGACGACAGAGCAATACTACAAGATGCAGGAAAAATATCAGCCCAAATAGCAAAAGAAAAAGCAGAAACAGAATTTGAAAAATACAGAATAATTCAAGACAGTTTATTTGAAAGTGATTTTGATAAGGAAATAAAAAAACTGTTTCCGAAACAATAA
- a CDS encoding nucleotidyl transferase AbiEii/AbiGii toxin family protein, translating into MNKPEHLKEWLQLPDDTKRNIYVETGKKVGLPVTAVEKDWWVVNTLAIVFSMKCASELVFKGGTSLSKAWNLIERFSEDIDLALNREYLGFKGELSKGDIRRLRRTSFEYMTTTFIEELKNKFSDAGFSDVNIKYRKVKNHDQDPVIIEIYYPKLTETETYLKPGVLLEVGSRSLKEPYTAKTFKTFTAEYFADRKFADKPITVPTVNPERTFLEKIFLLHEEFQRPKEKMRVERLSRHLYDIEKLMHTNFAETALNNSVLYNTIVAHRSKFARVSGVDYTKQKPDNIKFIPPDNVLHLWEDDYKEMQENMIYGKTLSFDNLIKNLTELQKKINKTTWK; encoded by the coding sequence ATGAATAAACCGGAACATTTAAAAGAGTGGTTACAATTGCCTGATGATACAAAACGTAACATCTATGTTGAAACAGGCAAAAAAGTGGGCTTGCCTGTTACAGCTGTTGAAAAAGATTGGTGGGTAGTAAATACTTTGGCAATTGTCTTTTCAATGAAATGTGCTTCCGAATTAGTTTTTAAAGGCGGAACATCTTTAAGCAAAGCATGGAATTTAATAGAACGCTTTTCGGAAGATATTGATTTAGCTCTAAACAGAGAATATCTCGGTTTTAAAGGTGAATTAAGCAAAGGAGACATTCGGAGATTAAGAAGAACATCTTTTGAATATATGACAACAACATTTATTGAAGAACTTAAAAACAAATTTTCGGATGCCGGTTTTTCAGATGTTAATATTAAATACCGAAAAGTAAAAAACCATGACCAAGACCCTGTAATAATAGAAATTTATTATCCTAAATTAACAGAAACGGAAACATATTTAAAACCCGGTGTGTTATTAGAAGTAGGAAGCCGTTCTTTGAAAGAACCATATACTGCAAAAACATTTAAAACTTTTACGGCAGAATATTTTGCCGACCGAAAGTTTGCCGATAAACCGATTACTGTACCGACCGTAAATCCCGAACGCACTTTTTTAGAAAAAATATTCCTTTTACACGAAGAATTTCAACGACCGAAAGAAAAAATGCGTGTAGAACGTTTAAGCCGTCATTTGTACGATATTGAAAAATTAATGCATACAAACTTTGCAGAAACGGCATTAAATAATTCTGTTTTGTATAATACCATCGTAGCACATCGCAGTAAATTTGCTCGTGTTTCGGGTGTTGATTACACAAAGCAAAAACCGGATAATATAAAATTTATACCTCCCGATAATGTATTACATCTTTGGGAAGATGATTATAAAGAAATGCAAGAAAACATGATTTACGGTAAAACCCTGTCTTTTGATAATTTAATAAAAAATTTAACTGAATTGCAGAAGAAAATTAACAAAACGACATGGAAGTAA
- a CDS encoding HsdR family type I site-specific deoxyribonuclease, with product MDKPGQVERKTQNRIVKLFQDELGYKYLGDWQDRENNSNIEEELLSAFLQRKGYSQQLINKAIYDFKTTAINFNDNLYTTNKNVYQLLRYGVKVKPEAGKNTETVHLIDWKNFKDNDFAIAEEVTIKGENTKRPDIVLYVNGIALAVLELKRSINDIGEGIRQSITNQREDYIQPFFAAIQYIFAANDSEGVRYGTIKTPEKYFLKWKENVEDTSRLLSDKYILKMCDKERFLEIIFDFVLFDAGVKKLPRVHQYFGLKEAQKYVNRYEGGIIWHTQGSGKSIVMVMLAKWILENNPNARVAVITDRDELDKQIEGVFKDADEKIYRTNSGRDLMRKLEQTTPRLICSLVHKFGKRDVTNFSKFISELKSQPSKAVGDLFIFVDECHRTQSGKLHQTMKAMLPNAVFIGFTGTPLLKQDKQTSLEVFGKYIHTYKFNEGVEDDVILDLLYEARDIDQKLRSDFKIDQWFDAKTKGLNDYQKSVLKKKWGTMQKVLSSRSRIDRIISDIIFDFGTKPRISSEKGNAILIAKSIYEASVFYDRFQNTEFKNRCAIVTSYNPASKDITKEDTGANTETQKEFIYNLYEDILKDVKAHPGKSKSETYEDWAKQKFTKEPANMKLLIVVAKLLTGFDAPSCTYLYIDKKMQDHGLFQAICRVNRLDGDDKEYGYIVDYMDLFSSVENAIAVYTSDLDYDNFEKQDIDILLKDRLEAGKARLDNALEEISLLCEKVEPPKDTLAYIRYFCGNTEIPEELKARETQRTALYKKTVSLIRAYANIADEIEEIYSPHEIGNIKKDIDFYLNLRAEIRNASGETTNLKTYEADMRHLIDTYIKAEETQKISHFDDVSLLEIIEKTGINNFIEGLTPGIKSNKSAVAETIENNVRRKIIKEHLIDPAFFENMSKLLGEVIKERKANAVSYEEYLKKIEEIVKSVNKGQTDDTPSIIKNFAQKALYNNLNKDTNLAIQIDAAVKVSKRDGWRGNKPKEQEIKSAVYKILNDIEETERIFKIIREQKEY from the coding sequence ATGGACAAACCCGGTCAAGTAGAACGCAAAACCCAAAATCGAATTGTAAAGTTATTTCAAGATGAGTTAGGCTACAAATATCTTGGTGATTGGCAAGACAGAGAAAATAACAGCAATATTGAGGAAGAATTATTGTCGGCATTTCTCCAAAGAAAAGGATATTCACAACAGCTTATCAATAAAGCAATTTACGATTTTAAAACTACGGCAATAAACTTTAATGACAATCTTTACACAACAAATAAAAATGTATATCAATTGTTGCGTTACGGCGTAAAAGTAAAACCCGAAGCAGGCAAAAACACCGAAACTGTTCATCTTATTGATTGGAAAAACTTTAAAGATAATGATTTTGCAATTGCAGAAGAAGTTACCATTAAAGGCGAAAACACAAAAAGACCCGATATTGTTTTATATGTAAACGGAATTGCACTTGCTGTTTTGGAATTAAAAAGAAGCATTAATGACATAGGAGAAGGTATTCGCCAAAGTATTACAAACCAAAGAGAAGATTATATTCAGCCGTTTTTTGCCGCCATACAATATATTTTTGCAGCAAATGATTCCGAAGGTGTGCGTTATGGTACAATAAAAACACCCGAAAAGTATTTTTTAAAATGGAAAGAAAATGTTGAAGATACAAGTCGTTTGTTATCGGATAAATATATTTTGAAAATGTGTGATAAAGAACGTTTTCTTGAAATTATTTTTGATTTTGTTCTTTTTGATGCAGGAGTAAAGAAACTTCCGAGAGTACATCAATATTTTGGTTTAAAAGAAGCTCAAAAATATGTTAATCGTTACGAGGGCGGTATTATTTGGCATACACAAGGCAGCGGAAAAAGTATTGTAATGGTAATGCTTGCAAAATGGATTTTAGAGAATAATCCCAATGCAAGAGTTGCCGTAATAACCGACCGTGATGAGTTAGATAAACAAATTGAAGGCGTATTTAAAGATGCCGATGAAAAAATATATCGAACAAACAGCGGAAGAGATTTAATGCGAAAATTGGAGCAAACAACTCCAAGGTTAATTTGTTCTTTGGTTCACAAATTCGGAAAAAGAGATGTTACAAATTTCAGCAAATTTATAAGTGAGTTAAAAAGTCAGCCGTCAAAAGCAGTCGGTGACCTTTTTATTTTTGTAGATGAGTGCCACAGAACTCAAAGCGGTAAATTACACCAAACAATGAAAGCGATGCTTCCCAATGCTGTTTTTATCGGTTTCACGGGAACACCTTTATTAAAACAAGACAAACAAACCAGTTTAGAAGTTTTCGGAAAATATATTCATACCTATAAATTTAATGAAGGAGTTGAAGACGATGTAATTTTGGACTTACTGTATGAAGCAAGAGATATTGACCAAAAATTAAGGTCAGACTTTAAAATAGACCAATGGTTTGATGCTAAAACCAAAGGCTTAAATGATTATCAAAAATCCGTACTTAAAAAGAAGTGGGGGACTATGCAAAAGGTATTAAGCAGTCGTTCTCGTATAGATAGGATTATTAGTGATATTATTTTTGATTTCGGCACAAAACCAAGAATAAGTTCTGAAAAAGGGAATGCAATTTTGATAGCAAAATCAATTTATGAAGCATCTGTTTTTTATGACAGATTTCAAAATACGGAATTTAAAAACCGATGTGCAATAGTAACATCTTATAACCCGGCAAGTAAAGATATTACAAAGGAGGATACAGGAGCAAATACTGAAACTCAAAAAGAATTTATCTATAATTTATATGAAGATATTTTAAAAGATGTAAAAGCACATCCCGGTAAATCTAAATCAGAAACATACGAAGATTGGGCAAAGCAAAAGTTTACAAAAGAACCGGCAAATATGAAATTGTTGATTGTAGTTGCCAAACTTCTTACAGGTTTTGATGCCCCGAGTTGTACCTATCTATACATTGATAAAAAAATGCAAGATCACGGTTTGTTTCAGGCAATTTGTCGAGTAAACCGCCTTGACGGAGATGATAAAGAATACGGTTACATCGTAGATTATATGGATTTATTTTCAAGTGTAGAAAATGCAATTGCAGTTTATACTTCGGATTTAGATTATGATAATTTTGAGAAACAAGATATTGATATATTACTGAAAGACCGTTTAGAAGCCGGAAAAGCAAGACTTGATAATGCACTTGAAGAAATATCTTTGCTTTGTGAGAAGGTAGAACCGCCGAAAGATACATTGGCATATATTCGTTATTTCTGCGGAAATACGGAAATTCCGGAAGAATTAAAAGCGAGAGAAACACAAAGAACAGCATTGTATAAAAAAACTGTTTCCTTAATTCGTGCCTATGCTAATATAGCTGATGAAATTGAAGAAATTTACAGTCCGCATGAAATCGGAAATATTAAAAAGGATATTGATTTCTATTTGAATTTAAGAGCAGAAATTCGGAATGCAAGCGGAGAAACAACAAATTTAAAAACTTATGAAGCAGATATGCGTCATTTAATTGATACATATATTAAAGCCGAAGAAACGCAAAAAATATCTCATTTTGATGATGTATCTTTATTAGAAATAATAGAAAAAACCGGAATTAATAATTTTATTGAAGGATTGACACCCGGAATTAAATCAAATAAAAGTGCAGTTGCAGAAACTATTGAGAATAATGTAAGAAGAAAAATTATTAAAGAACATCTTATTGACCCGGCTTTCTTTGAGAATATGTCAAAACTACTGGGGGAAGTTATTAAAGAACGAAAAGCAAATGCAGTAAGCTATGAAGAATATCTTAAAAAAATAGAAGAGATTGTTAAGTCAGTAAATAAAGGACAAACAGATGATACTCCGAGTATCATCAAAAATTTTGCACAAAAAGCTCTGTATAATAACTTAAATAAAGATACAAATCTTGCAATACAAATTGATGCAGCTGTTAAAGTTTCAAAAAGAGACGGTTGGAGAGGAAATAAACCCAAAGAACAAGAAATTAAATCAGCTGTCTATAAAATATTGAATGATATAGAAGAAACAGAGCGAATTTTTAAAATTATTCGTGAGCAAAAGGAATACTAA
- a CDS encoding type I restriction-modification system subunit M, translated as MAIKKSELYSSLWASCDELRGGMDAGQYKDYVLVMLFLKYISDKWEGQEFAPIIIPEGASFKDMVALKGKTDIGDQINKKIIAPTAEVNKLSDMPNFNDPTKLGDGKEMVDRLTNLIAIFERPELDFSKNKAEGDDILGDAYEYLMRHFATESGKSKGQFYTPAEVSRTMAKIIGIHKVKEETNITVYDPTCGSGSLLLRVGDEATGKVALYGQEKDATTAGLARMNMILHNNPTAVIKQGNTLAKPLFEEKGSLKTFDFIVANPPFSDKSWSNGLKLPDDKSYNRFEGYGIPPSKNGDYAYLLHMVRSLKRKGKGTVILPHGVLFRGNAEADIRENLILKGFIKGIIGLPANLFYGTGIPAAIIVLDKENAHNRKGIFMIDAGKSFTKDGNKNRLREQDIRKITDVFNNEIEIPGYSKIVSVNEIEKNEYNLNIPRYIDSQETEDIQDIHAHLNGGIPNADIDALSKFWKQFPSLKSALFKTDKKSKYSELKVKTDMIKDVIFEHPEFKAFIKDYDTIFKKWKNESTEYLKIIDKGNKPKELIQTLSENILKKHSDMALVDKYDMFQHLMNYWNESMQDDCYLISYDGWKAETYRIIAENKAKKQIDKGWTCDLVPKYLVINKYFADKKKAVADLETEKEQVATELVEVEEEHSGEEGCFVELEKINKNEVTKRLKIVKVENDNLAIAAEPEVTYGDNKPDEKEILQQYLDLTKQLADYNKKIKDAEKDLDDKLYEKYSELSEAEVKTLVLDDKWMKSTEASIKNEIEHISQRLTNRIKELSERYDTPLHEIEKEVSELELTVKKHLKKMGL; from the coding sequence GTGGCAATAAAAAAATCAGAATTATACAGCAGTTTGTGGGCAAGTTGCGATGAATTAAGAGGCGGAATGGATGCCGGCCAATACAAAGATTATGTATTGGTAATGCTGTTCTTAAAATACATCAGTGATAAATGGGAAGGACAAGAATTTGCTCCTATCATAATTCCGGAAGGTGCAAGTTTTAAGGATATGGTTGCACTAAAAGGAAAAACTGATATAGGCGACCAAATCAATAAGAAAATAATTGCACCGACAGCGGAAGTAAATAAGCTGTCCGATATGCCTAACTTTAATGACCCTACAAAGTTAGGTGACGGTAAAGAAATGGTGGACAGATTAACAAATCTTATTGCCATATTTGAGAGACCTGAATTAGATTTCAGCAAGAATAAAGCGGAAGGAGATGATATACTCGGAGATGCTTATGAGTATTTGATGCGACATTTTGCAACCGAAAGCGGTAAAAGTAAAGGGCAATTTTATACGCCTGCGGAAGTAAGCAGAACAATGGCAAAGATTATCGGTATTCATAAAGTTAAAGAAGAAACCAATATTACTGTATATGACCCTACTTGCGGTTCGGGCTCTTTGCTTTTACGTGTAGGTGATGAAGCCACAGGAAAAGTTGCTTTATACGGACAAGAGAAAGATGCAACAACTGCCGGTTTGGCTCGTATGAATATGATATTGCATAATAATCCGACTGCCGTGATAAAACAAGGGAATACACTTGCAAAACCGCTTTTTGAGGAAAAAGGAAGTTTGAAAACCTTTGATTTTATAGTTGCAAATCCGCCTTTCAGTGATAAAAGTTGGAGTAACGGTCTTAAATTGCCCGATGACAAATCATATAATCGTTTTGAGGGTTACGGAATACCGCCTTCAAAGAACGGTGATTATGCGTATTTGCTCCACATGGTACGTTCATTAAAACGAAAGGGAAAAGGAACCGTTATTTTACCTCACGGTGTTTTATTCAGAGGAAATGCAGAGGCTGATATTCGAGAAAACCTTATACTTAAAGGTTTTATTAAAGGAATTATTGGTTTGCCGGCTAATTTGTTTTACGGAACAGGTATTCCTGCTGCAATAATTGTTTTAGATAAAGAAAACGCTCACAATCGTAAAGGAATTTTTATGATTGATGCCGGTAAAAGTTTTACCAAAGACGGAAACAAAAACCGATTGCGAGAACAGGATATTCGCAAAATTACGGATGTGTTTAACAATGAAATTGAAATTCCCGGATACAGCAAAATTGTATCAGTTAATGAAATTGAGAAAAACGAATACAACTTAAATATTCCGAGATATATCGACAGCCAAGAAACGGAAGACATACAGGATATACATGCTCATTTAAACGGTGGTATCCCAAATGCAGATATTGATGCTTTAAGTAAATTTTGGAAACAATTTCCGAGTTTGAAAAGTGCTTTATTTAAAACCGATAAAAAAAGCAAATATTCTGAATTGAAAGTCAAAACGGATATGATAAAAGATGTCATTTTTGAGCATCCTGAATTTAAGGCATTCATTAAAGATTATGACACAATTTTTAAGAAATGGAAAAATGAAAGTACAGAATATTTGAAAATTATTGATAAAGGAAACAAACCGAAAGAATTAATTCAAACACTTTCAGAAAATATTCTGAAAAAGCATTCCGATATGGCATTAGTTGATAAATATGATATGTTTCAACATTTAATGAATTATTGGAATGAAAGCATGCAAGACGATTGTTATTTGATTTCGTATGACGGTTGGAAAGCTGAAACTTATCGCATAATTGCTGAAAATAAAGCCAAAAAGCAAATTGATAAAGGTTGGACTTGCGACCTTGTTCCTAAATATTTAGTTATAAATAAATATTTTGCTGATAAAAAAAAGGCTGTTGCTGATTTAGAAACGGAAAAAGAACAAGTGGCGACTGAGCTTGTCGAAGTCGAAGAAGAACACAGCGGAGAAGAAGGATGTTTCGTAGAATTAGAAAAGATTAATAAAAATGAAGTAACAAAACGTTTAAAAATTGTAAAAGTTGAGAATGATAATTTGGCAATAGCTGCGGAACCGGAAGTAACATACGGAGATAATAAACCCGATGAAAAAGAGATATTGCAACAATATCTTGATTTAACAAAACAACTTGCAGATTATAACAAGAAAATTAAAGATGCAGAAAAAGATTTGGATGATAAACTTTATGAAAAATATTCTGAATTATCCGAAGCAGAAGTAAAAACATTGGTACTTGATGATAAATGGATGAAAAGCACAGAAGCAAGTATTAAAAATGAAATAGAGCATATAAGCCAAAGATTAACAAACAGAATAAAAGAACTTTCGGAACGATATGATACACCCTTGCATGAAATAGAAAAAGAAGTATCGGAATTGGAACTTACAGTTAAAAAGCATTTAAAGAAAATGGGCTTATAA